The Caenorhabditis elegans chromosome I genome includes the window taaattcttgagAAAAGCGgaaatcgataaatatttattacgggaacctaaaattctgaaaatgcgtattaaacaacatatttgacgcgcaaaatatctcgtagcgaagactacagtaatcctttaaatgactactgtaatgcttgtgtcgatttacgggctcaattTTCGAAGTGACTTTCTTTTTAAATAGGGACATCGATGAtggataaataaataatatcaattcaatttcagaatcaagcccgtaaatcgacctacagtagtcatttaaagaattactgtagttttcgctacaagatattttgcgcgtcaattatgttgtgcagtacgcattctcacaattttgtgttcccgtaataattCCGCTAATCCGCTTTTTGACTTCTTAAATTAATAGTACGCAGTCTCAGAATATAGTTCCCGTAATAGATTTTTGGTTtacgggatttttttttcaatttttcacacaaatattctgaatcaggggaaaatttgaagtaattttaaaatatttcccagattttggCACCCCATTGAGTCGAAATTGATGGAAACCCCcgaaaaaagtaattaaattcttatttttcaacgaCAAATACTCTATTTAGAActgattttcagcgaaaactgtaaaaaattcaattttatgattatttcagcattgaaaaaatccagaaacaCGTggtttttctccgttttttttctaaaaaaaaagaaataaaaatggaaaaaggtATCATCATCGGATGACTCCAAACAATTTCATTTCATAAAAGGTGCAACCTAATCCGTAAATCGAATTTCGCTACTACGTTTACTCGGGAGCTCAACGGAGCTCAACGGAAGAAGCCGAAGGACATCGTAAATCCGAAAGTGTTGAATAACAACAGAAAGCCTCGTCTCCGTTTACCTTCTGCACTTTTCTTAATTAAATATCCCCCGCTGCCACCCAATCCGTGGGATTTATGACTGCTTTACATAATACAAATCATAAAAAGTTTATCTCGAAAAGGTAGGAAGGAGAGCTTACATGAAACGAGACGTTGATTGAATTCAATACAATTCAGTATTAAATGAACCACACAACCTTGAAGAGAGGGAAgaattttttgggggaaaaaatttcagcgaaaaaggGGAAAATGTGGGGAAAACTGGGAATTTacttaattttctgaattttttatctgaaaattttgcttcaaaaaatcacaattttaccgatttttttcatgaaaattttttttatttgtttttttttgcaaatttgaggatttttgtttgaaaagtagactttttcagtaaaaaaaaggagaaaatttgggggaaaaaatggaaaattacgtaatttttcggaatttcagcTTAAATTTCTTGTATCAGGtcgtcccataagtttttgtactttttttcgaattattccCAAAACTTTTTCGGACAATTCTAAGATTTTATATTAGTGGTAGCATGTCACCAACTTGTCACCTTATTGCAACATAACTCTGGCATCCCAGGCCCCCGCGGTTGTTTAGAAAAACGAGTAACTATAGAATCAGCTTTTTACACCATTCCTTCTGGAGTTTGTTCTACACCACCCAGAGCTTAAAGTAATGGTTAATATATACTGTCAAGTAGATGCTTCCACACtcttgttttaaataattttaaatttagtatAACTATTCCGGAAAAACTACTGTAGCTAAACACAATTGTTGAGGCCAATTAAATATGGCGCCCGAGTTTTTGATTCCTGTGAAGCCGCTGGGAATGGAACGGGTGCATCGTGTATGTTTACGATAAGTGCACATCATGTGcagtcaaaatttaaaaaaaatttaattttttcagtcatggGGAGATGTTATAATTGAGAACTTTGTAACCACActattttgtactttttaacAATTGCCTATAGGAGTGATTGAAGCATATATTGGTCCATTTAGTCCTCGGAATGAAAGATAGATAATTAAGTCTAGTGTTATTTAGAAGTGGATATATGTATcataaataaattaacaaaCTTTACTGGTGGCCTCTTCGTTCAAACAATCTACATGGCCAACCTCATGTGATACCCGACATTTATAGTGTTGGGCTTCTAATTTATGATTGAGAAATCAGCAAGTAAAACGAAGTTTGTATTTGTACTATGCAAGTATTGttatataaaattagaaacaacAATCAAAATAATCCCATCACTTTTAGTGAGAAATTATTCCATGAAGATGTTCACTCAGTGCTTGATAAACATGAGCCAAATAGTCCACGTCCAAAACGGCTAATAAGTGCTAATGATAATTTTAACCATACTGAACATGTATTTTGAATCATTATCTTTACTAATACTATGTTTTCATGTTCATTGATAAATTCCCTGTGAATAGCAGGACGAAGGAAAACACCTCCCATTATTTGGGTATGTCGCTATTTGTGGCTCTGGTTTCCGTGATTGTTATCAGGAGGATATTGAAATAAcgcatcaaaattttgacaagtaGTACATACTATACATGCGCATTTATAAAAGATTCGATTTTGTTCTGTCAGTTTAGaacttgttcaaaaagttttaaaaaagtacaaaaacttatgggacgaCCTGATAAAAATCGggattttcacgaaatttagagacaaaaaacaattttatcaccattttttccgatttttttttgctaaaaagtataaaatttggggtttttgtttaaaaaagtagcttttttcatcaaaaaaaggGGAGAAAAACtggggaaaaatggaaatttacataatttttcggaattttggtgtatttttcttgcaaaaattggaataaaatttggagacaaataaaattttgcaacaaaaaatcgcaatttttacgaattttttcgcgaaaaaaaaaatttattttcgaaattctccCTTTCAGTGAAAAGggagaattggaaaatttctagattttttttgaaactctaaTTCAAAAgatatttttggtgaaaagctatttctttggaaaaaatctaaattttatgggggattttgtggatttttcagaaaattttggcattttttgccaaaatttttagccgaaaaattacaaaaattgactcaaaaacagaaaaaaaaggaatttgcgattttcagctttttttggaatttttttcgattttaaattgagaaggaaaaatctaaaatcaagaatttgtcaattttcggcccaaaaaattttttttgttcgttttccccgaaaaattcaaccgatttttccagttttttcgcTGAAACTTTAGATAATGGCTCAAAGAATTACTAtgtatttacagaaaaaatataagttaTAAATGTACGTAAAATGGGGTACTGTAATAAGGGAAATGGACAAGGAAAATGACGAATAAGTAgtggaatatgaaaaaaaagagaaaatttttgaattttttttcgagaataaaATCCGAATCCAGGAGCATCCGCGCTTATCCCCACATCTCTTCGGTACGTCCAAATTTGTAGACACATGAGGAAGCGAAAATTATGAAGTTGGTGAGGAAAAGGGCAACGCCTGGCCAGACACTGTGAGATCCTTGAATTAGAACATAGTCCGAGAAGAGAATCCACGTGGCGGCAACGAGAGAGGCGAACGAGACGACGAAGGCGGCCATCAACCAGAGACGGGATCCTggaaattgtggaatttttattgaaaaaaaaattttttttcgctttttttttaaatttaatttaaattttaaaaattccaaaagctGTTCTAATttcctgtaattttttttttttgaaaagaaattttcgatttttgtaattaaaaacaggacatttttgaaaaattcatagcTCTTATCGTCTAAATAtgtttaatcgattttttaaaatttaaattaaaacttttttttcaaagatttattttcactttttttttttgaaaaaaaaaacataatttaaattttaaaaatccaaaaaaatgtgggatttttcaacaaaaaaaagttcaaaaatattctaatttttcttttgattttagtttttattccgattttttagagaaaaaaaaagccatCAATCAGAGACGAGatcctggaaaaattttttatgaacttttctggaaactttttcgaaaaatcgagaatatATAAAATGCCCagatttttatacaaaaatttgggaaaaaaatattctttttgttgaaaaattgaaaaacaattttgaaaatttttgaaaattttttaaaattaaaattaaaaaaaaaagcaattttccaaaaatatccagttttaatggaaaaatcaatttttttcaaaaaaataaatactttttgtttgattttcgtcgtttttattctgattttttggaaacttttttttcgaaaaatatgaaaaactactggaatttgttcaaaaaattggaaaaaattaaacaaaattcgcttttttattttttttgttgaattttttaaatttaaatttaaaaaatcaaagtgagctataatttttttttaatatccaattttttatggaaaaatcaacaaatttcttcaaaaacaagaaaaatttcactttttgaaaatataaaaaattctggaataaaaatttcaaaaccaaaaaaacggaaaactatcaaaaatacgaaatttttcagaaaaactatttttttttaattttaatgaaaaaattaagatagttttctgaaaggaattttcagttttttttttcaatttttaataaaagttttgtagtgtttttcagtgaaaatcggggaaaaaaagttgaaaatgttaaatttaatgaaaaaaccgtcattttgtagaaaatttcttcaaaaaattacaacttcattggaaattttttcttgatttttctgaaaaacgtaTTCATAGCcagttttttcacaaaaattcacaCTTTTGATGTCTtgtgaaattgttttctctaaaaaatcgaagtaaaaacaacaaaaaaattaataaaattttttttttcaaaaatctaactttttgggaaaaattccgctcatttattttttttgaagaaatgttcaatttttttcaattaaaaacaggatatttttgaaaaattcatagcTCTTATcgtctaaatattttttttcgtgatttttaaaatttaaattgaaactttcgattttcaaattttttcaacgcttttttgtcaaattattcaaaaaagtttgaaaaaaaacgaacgcttttttgatttttttaaaaattttttttggcttcagctttcaaaacaaaaattttttaaaaaaatattttcgatttttttaatgcaatttcccttttttttattcagatttttccgcaaattctttttttttcgcttcaaAGCACCTTTTGTCCCAAGAAGTCCCTCATGGAGGCTCTCGCCACGAACTTGGCTATTCGAAATAGCATTAACCATGAACATTGCAACTGTGCTTGCAACTGTAATGATAAAGTAGACATTTGTCCAATTTTCCTTATTGGTAACTGCCGCCGTATCGATCATCAGCCACCAGCCAATGAAGAACAGTGCAGCAGAGACGACAGAGGCAACGGCGTTTCTGGAACAATTTggaatttgattaaaatttaatttttttaattgctcgaaaattcgcaatttttgaaataaaattttattaaaattaatttttttcgtttttattttttttaatttgagacataatttgccaatttttaagacatttttccataaagaaacgtaaaaatttggaattttttatcaatttctagaataaaactaacaaatttcgtcgatttttgccaaaaaaaattagtaatttttaggaataaaattcgaaaatttaaaatttatcagatgtttgaatgtttttaattaaattctttaaataaattttcgaaaaaaaggtAAACTTTCGTTTATTTTACTACCTAATTTCcaatgatttttcgattttttttaaaagaaaaatttgaattttcctcttatttttttgttaattttttaaaatttcattctaTTGAAATTAGctgtttttagtgaaaaaaattaattttctatttttttgaatttagcatcccaaattgagaaaaatattccaaaatccaattttttttcaattattctgatgtttgaaattagattttttttttgatttactgCGGAAACTCGAAATTACAAGttcaaaaatcatgaattttataaaaattgagttaaatatttatttttgcaatttaaaaatcctttttgaattttttttcttcaattttcagagtttttaaaattaaaaaaaaaacttgtaaaattgattttttttcacaattttgaggacattttcaaaattgacggattttcaattttttttttgaatcgaaaattCCTCACCTACGCCCCTCCAAATCAAACGAGCAATTGCATCGAATCTGGTCAAAGCAGCCAGACATCTCTCgctctgaaattggaaattaggAGGAAAAATGgggttaaaaatttgaaaaatataaaaaaatcgaatgtagaaaacgattaaaatcttccaacaaaaaaaattgagttaaacaaatgaaatattttttttttttgagaaaaaaaaaatggaaaatcgagaaattttgaagaaaaaaaattgaaacaagtattttttttggggaCAAGACATGAGCAACAGTGATGAGGGAACCTAAGAAAACGGGGGGAactgagaaaaagaaattatcTAGAAAACGATCTAATTACAGcaaaaaacaaagaacaaAGAACAAAGAACACAGATTTTCACACCCGatcctagaaaaaaaaattttataaaaaaagtgtttttaggggaaaaaaatgcaaaaaaaaaggaaaatttaacttaacaaatcaaaaaaataaaaaaaaataaatggaatcctagaaaataaaaagaaaaaaaaatgttagaaaattgatttatcgATTGCAGCTGGAACTTCCGCAACACTTGTCAAGATCCAGTTCAAGCATCAGATCGTCGTCCTCTTCTTTCGACTTTTTTGGCTgtaaaattgggatttttgccatttttcgggattttatggctaaaaaattgggatttttgccatttttcgggttttttttggcataaaattttgagttttttcggGCTTTTTTTGGCTTAACTTGCTGgctttttggcaatttttcggggttttttggcctaaaatgtttactttttttgccatttttctggcATATTTgggctaaaattttttgagtttttcgccAGTTTTCGGGCTTTTTTGCCATTATTCTGGCTATTTTTGGATTAAATTGCTGACTTTGGCCATTTTTCGGGCTTTTTTTGGgctcaaaattgagaaaggcGGTCGAATTTGTTCGGAAATtgtctattgaaaaaaaaaatgaatttccagcttcaaaaattcgccaaaatttgaatttttcgaaattttagccatttttttagacatttttttgttctcaaaattcagaaaagcaatgacattttattcgaaattccggtttttatttggaaattttcagaaaaaattaatttccagctttataaatttgccaaaattcgaatttttcaaaaaaatttttaaacaatattctgaatttaaaaaaaacttttatattctgaatttcgactagtttttcgaattttttggagaagatgtgtatttctttttgaactttttctagtttttaaaaacttccaaaactttttttttctagaaaattcaattttaacagcaaattttgcaattttccgacatttctggctcaattttttattttttaaaactatttttaacggtttttcaacaaaaaaaccgtaCCGCAACTCCATGAATATTCTGTGACTTCCACAGTTGTGCATAGAGCCCGTCCACCGCTAAAAGATCAAAATGTGATCCTTTTTCAGCGACTTTTCCATCTTGAAGCACATAAATAATATCAGCATCGACAATTGTCGCCAGACGATGTGCAATAAAAAGAGATGTTCGTTTTTCGACGGCTCCTTTTAACGCTTTCATAATATTTGATTCAGTGATTGCATCCAGTGAAGATGTGGCTTCATCGTAAATAACAAATGGAGCATTTTTAAGAATTGCTCGAGCAATTGCAACTCTCTGCTTCTCTCCTCCAGACAATTTTAGTCCTCTCTCACCGACAAGCGTCTCGTAACCCTGAAAATCGATCGAAAATTAGGAGTAGCAtattttaatgagaaattttgaaaaaaaaagttgaaaactgctcgaaaaaaaaagtgaaactttaattttttgggatttgcccgaaaaaatttgaaaaaaaaacaaaattcggAAGAGTTGTGAAGTTTTGtaccaaattcaaaattttattaaaaatttgaatttccagtgaatttgattttaagatatatcggaaataaaaaatttctcgaagcaaaaagtccaattttttaaaattcgtcagaaaaattttacaaaaaatgagattctcgatcaaagttttgaaaaattcgaaaaattcaaatttcggcGAAGTTTTAAAGctggaaattaattaaaatttcgtataaattaaaatttctaagaCCCTATTTATGCTCCTGATAATGAATatcaatatgaaaaaaatcaaaaagatttccctgattttatagattaatttttttaaatccgaAAA containing:
- the Y74C10AL.2 gene encoding Transmembrane protein 50A (Confirmed by transcript evidence); the protein is MSGCFDQIRCNCSFDLEGRRNAVASVVSAALFFIGWWLMIDTAAVTNKENWTNVYFIITVASTVAMFMVNAISNSQVRGESLHEGLLGTKGSRLWLMAAFVVSFASLVAATWILFSDYVLIQGSHSVWPGVALFLTNFIIFASSCVYKFGRTEEMWG
- the abtm-1 gene encoding ABC transmembrane type-1 domain-containing protein (Partially confirmed by transcript evidence) — its product is MKALKGAVEKRTSLFIAHRLATIVDADIIYVLQDGKVAEKGSHFDLLAVDGLYAQLWKSQNIHGVAPKKSKEEDDDLMLELDLDKCCGSSSCNR